In Helianthus annuus cultivar XRQ/B chromosome 3, HanXRQr2.0-SUNRISE, whole genome shotgun sequence, a single window of DNA contains:
- the LOC110927520 gene encoding period circadian protein yields MVMGSSNLMMGLTLVLVVCLAIVLGLVLVLLAELYCSILLRRRHTTATTAADQETTTAATDPPPNLPNLYTQSILTAPRNLLYPTLTGAGGLPAGDIEKQNLPENQENLENDQDFMYISNPMYDGDVEINGRKSRVAGNTPFETPDTSPSRLETEETSSGDDSDGGGGGGGGEEVTSVKVVVVTPPLTPVKKLPEAVDDGGAGGGDGGGGEDSNNGVSSSSSSGTPCTSLSW; encoded by the coding sequence atggTGATGGGTTCATCTAACTTGATGATGGGCTTAACCCTGGTCCTAGTGGTCTGTCTAGCAATAGTTCTTGGGTTAGTCCTTGTTCTACTAGCTGAACTCTACTGCTCCATCCTCTTACGCCGCCGtcacaccaccgccaccactgcCGCCGATCAAgaaaccaccaccgccgccaccgaCCCACCACCAAATCTCCCCAATTTATACACCCAAAGCATCCTCACCGCCCCAAGAAACCTTCTCTACCCCACCCTCACCGGCGCCGGAGGACTCCCCGCCGGCGACATTGAAAAGCAAAACCTGCcggaaaatcaagaaaatcttgaaaatgatcaagattttATGTACATTTCGAATCCTATGTATGATGGGGATGTTGAGATTAATGGGAGGAAGAGTAGGGTGGCCGGAAACACGCCGTTTGAGACGCCGGATACTTCGCCGTCGCGGCTGGAGACGGAGGAGACGTCCTCCGGCGATGACAGTGAcggcggcggtggcggtggtggtggggagGAAGTGACGTcggtgaaggtggtggtggtgacgcCGCCGTTGACTCCGGTGAAAAAGTTGCCGGAAGCGGTGGATGACGGCGGCGccggtggtggtgacggtggtggtggtgaggatAGTAATAACggggtttcttcttcttcatcttccgGGACTCCTTGTACTTCTCTTTCTTGGtga